tattaaggctgtgggtttaagtaatttaaagacATGAAagccttcttcttctttttttgctttgttggcttttaggtgtgccaaatcggcacgttgtacAATCAAAGCCTTATAACATAGTGATAGctcacaatatttatttattggtcttTGGTTCACAGGTCTTATTACAAATATACATTAGCGGCAATTCTTGTTCCTAAATCTCAAAACGAAACTAAATTTACAGGTCTTCAAGTAGTGCAGTCTTTTTCGCATAGCATTTATTACAAATCATGGTCGCTATAGGGTCGGGGAAAATGGTGAACCGTAGTTAAGCCAGGTAACATACTAAAATATTCTAACTCCTTTATAATTCTGCTTAGACTTGATCACGCAAGCTAAACTACGAACTTTCAAGCACGGCTCCAACGGCTTCTATACGGAAACCAAAATCTTAAAGAACATTATTGTCTCACTCACACTATAGTGATACtactttcaaaaattttaagatAAATGAACTTCGCTTTATTTTAGTcctaattctattttattcgtTATTCTGAGTCTTTGTAGTGGACCAGACATGTCAATGtaggaaataatttttatacctacttaaaaaaacaacaataaacaagATTTCAAATTTGAAACTCGAGATTTGTCTATAGATTTTCTAACCTTAAATGTGCGGTTTTAATCCTAGTAACTAAAAATGGTCACttgttaatataaaattgatttcaGGTGATTCATaacaattattcttattttgtaGAATAAATTGGTGATTACTGATTTGTTCAAGATGGTAAACACATCGAAAGCATTAACATTCACTGTGCAATCAGAATGTAAACATTCACGAGCTCGAGTTGCAATTATGAAGTTACCTCATTATGATGTCCAAACTCCTGTATTTATGCCAGTTGGAACTCAGGTGTGTAAACAGTTTTGacttagtaggtatataatttctttaaataaatacaaatcacaATATTATCCAGGAAAATTCGTAGTAAATGTCCCTAGTTATCCCTGGTTTTATTTATCGTGGTTTATACctgaattaaacaataaactaacattTTGTAACATTTGTTTATGACAATTTATGGGATggagtgaaattaattataatataatttttttttcaaaatgtttgaAAATGCTCATAATTtgctagttttttaaatatacatgattaatgactttaaaattttattttatttctatatgcTGCTAAAATCTatgactttttattttagggCACAATGAAGGGTCTATTAACAGATCagcttgaaaatttaaattgtgaGATTATATTAGGGAATACCTATCATTTGGGAAATAGACCTGGTGTGGATGTGTTGAAAAAAGTTGGTGGCCTTCATAAATTTATGGGATGGAATAGAGCTCTCCTCACAGACTCAGGAGGTTTTCAAATGGTTTCGTTGCTTAAGTTAGCGGAAATCACAGAAGAAGGAGTGAAATTCAGATCCCCATATGATGATAGTGAAATTATGTTAACACCAGAAAAATCTATTGAAATCCAGAATTGTATTGGTGAGATCTTCACACAAAAACAATATtgtgacttttaaaataattgttgaatATACTCTTACTTTGATCAATAGGTGCTGATATAATTATGCAGCTAGATGATGTTGTTCAAACAACATTTCAAGATTATGATCGCATAAAAGAAGCAACTGAAAGAACTAGTCGATGGCTGGACCGTTGCCTGAAAGCTCATAAAAGACCATCTGAACAAAATATATTCCCCATAGTACAAGGTCTATTAAACCCAGAATTACGAAGGAAAAGTGCTGAGGAACATATAACAAAAGATGTTAATGGTTTTGCTATAGGAGGTCTTaggtattcattttaaatttaggtTTACTGATGTTTTTagtatataacattttatttgttcaaGTGCCCCATGCTTCAGAGAGCATGTAATGCCATTGGTCCTTGTTTTAACCAATGGAGGCCTGTATTCACTAGTGAGACATGAATAGGCtgcataatatgatgatgatgagtatatatttaattaagtattccTATTTGTAGTGGTGGTGAAGCAAAGGATGACTTTTGGCCTATGGTCAGCCTAGGAACTGAAATACTAGATAAATCTAAACCACGTTATCTGATGGGAGTGGGATTGGCTATTGACCTTGTTGTGTGTGTTGCACTAGGAGTGGACATGTTTGATTGTGTGTTCCCTACACGTACAGCTGTAAGAACTTAAGTAGTAACTCTTGTATATTTTGATTAAATGTttgaaaatgtttgaaaaaaacatgtttttttagaGATTTGGGTGTGCACTAGTAAATAAAGGACAATTGAATTTGAAACAGAAACAATTTGAAAGTGATCTCAATCCAATTGACAGTGACTGTGAATGTACTACTTGTGCCAACTATACAAGAGCTTACCTGCATTGCATTGTATCTGTTGAAACTGTAGCCTGCCATTTGATCTCAGTGCACAATATTGCCTTTCAGGtcggtacaaattattttaCTGTAACTATGTGAAGTAGGGTCCTCAAGTTTACTGAGATGAATTTACAGTATGTTAATATCTGGCAAGTCCCTGTAACTTATGAATTTAGTAACAGTAATTTCTAATTCTGTGGGGCTAAGTTTGGCCCCTGAAACACACTTCAAACTTATTTGAGGTGTGTGCCAGGGGTGTTGTTGTCTTCTTGACCTGCATGCCGgaaagttctccatattgttcttaaTAGTGTATGAAATCTATTGATATGCACTTGGcttttctcattctaagagaatatgtgtaataggttgatattaatgataaaataaatcaatcacAATTTTGATGAACTCCTAGCGCAATGGTGAGCAATTCCTggaaggggcaatttgggaatttgtttTACCTCTAGTTTTGTCTTTATCTCAAAAACAGTTTTTATAACTTCAATTGCACAGTTAACAAGGAATAGGAGTCTATTTAAGttatatgtttaaattttgtaactttttatatgGTTGCAGATGCGCCTTATGAGAACCATGAGAGAAAATATCAAACAAGGAACATTCCCTAAATTTGTTAAGAAATTTGTTAATGAAATTCATCCTGATAAAAACTTTCCTACCTGGATTAATAACTCATTGCTGTCAGTTGGAATAAACATATTGGAAGACTAACCTGTCGATTTAATAATGACAAACTTTCCAATAGTCTACACATCTCTAAGCTCAACTCAGAATCATTAAAGCAGCTGAGATTTGTATTGTATACAATACTGTATATAATACTGATGTTTATGATTACCATGCTTTACTTCACAACTCCCTTATGCAGAGAAAATTGGACAGCAGCTATTGGAAACCCACAAAAGCCTTTCTGAAGTAGCAATAAGGACCTGAAGTAGTAATAAGGACAAAACATCTATCTATACACCACAAGATTTTCACTTGGCCCCTTAAGCAAGATTtttacactgtttttttttacatttttacagaCAGCCTTGAGTCTTACAGCAAGTTGTGCTCTTAACTGTTCCAAGTAAATATTCCCAGTTATGTCAGTGTGTTCATGTTTTGTTGATCCTTTTTGCTACAGAATGCTGCACTAGATCTGCCTTACTGCATATTTTCTGCACTAAATGTACCTACTGGTAACATTATTAACAAAGACTACTTAATCAATAAACTTAAAGTTTTCTGGTTGTCTCTGTATTCAGTGTCCATTTATAAGGTGAAATTGTTTGAAAGTGGATGAAAGCTGCCCATCctatgtgataaaataaattcatggGACTATTATTTGCGTAAACTTACCCTCCAGCaagagttttgttttatttcatacaataatAAGAAGTAGGCTAGTATGTAAaccaaagaaattaaattatgcaCTCAAATACATAGTGgtctttatttcatttttacataaaatcaTCAGAATCGTTTCCATCTTGATTTGTTGTCATATTTTCCTTTTTCATCAATGTGGCATAACTTCTTAACTCTGCTTCctctttcttttgtttttcttcttcCTTTTCCTTGTCTTTTTTCTCTCTTACCAATTTCTTTTTATCTTCTCGTTCTACCCTGTCTCTAGTTTCTCTTTCAAGTCTCAAATCAGGAAATGCTtctctttttgttttgtttagtctattaataatttcatttattcttttaattattcTCACTTTTCTTACATCCTTATCTTTGTGAAACGCAACTTGACCAACCTAAAAACAAGCAAAACACAAAGTGGAGTAacacatgcaaaataattatCTGCCCTCTTTGTTTTATCAGAGAGTTCAGAACTCACCTCCATACCTGCAGTTTTCTTCAAATTTGACCACATTGTGtaaacaatatcaatatcattCATTTTATTTCCCATAATGGAGTTTGCTTTTACTAACTGGCATGCATCATCAAGAACAGCGGTTGGTATATCATCTATTGTTTGAcccttgaaaataaatatttatagtctATTTGATTAACAATTATATTGATTTAAGACAACAGTCAGACAGGGGCCACAAAAACTACTCACAGGTGCTAAGCGAAGATAAACGTGTGCTGATGAAACTTTATTAACATGGAACCAAACATCTTCAGGCCATCCCCATTTTATCAAATCTTCatctacaataaaaataaaataagtttgttcATTGATTTATCAATATACTATGGGACACTGACTTAAAATAACCTATCACGATTCTCAGGGGTTAAAATTATTGTAGTTTCATTGCAAACAAAAGTATCGCCTTATGTAAAACAGAACATTTTGTCCCTAAcccaatttataataatatcctcCACTTACTTTCATGTTTATCGTTACCCATGAACAAAGTTACTGCGGGAGAAACGACAtcacttgtaaaataaaaaaccattgTAGATTTATAGCATCTATTGATCTATAAGAACTTTTAATGCGCTTCTGTTGCAAGATCTACAAACATTTCATAGAAATTTAGTGAAATTTCagttgcaataaataatattagggtAGGCAGCTAATAATGGCATTAATTTTCAGCACAGATTTATTTTACTGGTCTGTACTCTATGGGGTCTGGAGTAGTACATAGGTACTTTATAGCTCTATGGCCTATGCCTCCTATGGACATTATGTCCAGGTTTTTAGAAAAACACTGACCTCTACCTCTATTATAAAGTCTATAATCAAaatcactgacctctattatactacgCTGGACTGGTAATAAACATTTTCATATTGAAACCATATGATTTTGTCAAATTTGGCACTGATAGCAATGGTGAAGGTTCTCGGAACTAACGCTAGTGATTATCGctacggtttaaaaaaaacgataacTATGTAAGACTTGCTATAAAATGtataggaatatatatataggaatgaatattaaaataaaaatcaagggtatttttttattgtattagcaAGCCCAGATAATTCGGgatgacaaaatattatttcttaatatatcaCCCGATAtatgcaatgaataatttttggtTGCTGCATACAACCGAAATGCATATACTTAGTAATACTTAaaactagtatattataaaagtagcTATTTAGCTAAGCTAGCTTTTTACCATTTTACCAACAAAGATGAGCCGGCAAGCGATGTTGTGTTATAGTACgatgcgtagaaaccgatttgacCTTCTTTtgaggttttaatataactgccgtacagGTTAGTCTTCTTCCATCTTCACCTGCAtataccaccagatgagattttAGTCcagtgctaaaataaaaaatactattctatcattcaattaaaataaaatatttaaaactcatTAATGAGCTATAAGACCACAGATGAACAAAATAGATGAACACCAATCATCGCAGACCTCAAACACCCAAAGCCCCTTAAACCCCCAAAACCCTTTTTATTTGGGGATTCGTACTTATCAGCGTTTCTTGGTAGTGTTGACTTTTTTACAACTCATTTTGAGCAGTCATTAAAGGTAAACCTACaacatataacataaaaaaataagctctTGAAAGAAGTAATAAAAGTAAACAGGCATATGGGCTGCTAACAAATAAGTTATGTCTAAGATACAAAATATCTGCCTATTTCCATTAGAACtcactaaaaataattttgctataCCGTACTCTTATGTAACGTACAAAAATCCTCAGTAAAATGTTTAGATAAGTAATCATTCAACTTACAATCCCAATTTACGAAATTAGTATTTTGCAGCCATAAGGATTTTTATGTAGAATTATATGGGACTTGTAACAATCAAGTTGCTTCAAcattataaattgataaatctgtaattttataaatctaaacAGAAATAATGTCGATTTTTACTATCGACAAATTATGCCGTACTCGGCACAACCCTATCGTAGAACTCTCGTCAGCGCTTCAACTggtctatggagggtagaggtaaggagagtcatcttatatgggagaaaagttgaaaaagtgtccagttgttgcgctaaataacagttcaaaaatcctccacaatggcgctggtggatgcacagggtatggtatgaatgtagcaatcgtagatgaattgaagtatgcagagttaaaaaatttaatgtcattatcgactaaagtagtgtaaaaatattccagtccaaataaaaaccaatttcagaatacactatcatataatttgtcaattacGCAAACAATGTACTTCCAATTTAgagtcttaaaataattactcttttactaatatattcgtttccctttttcctttttcttctttttttcccCGCGTCGCTTTAGTCGCCAGTCCTTCCAACTTTCCAACGTGCCAGCACCttcttatcaaatataaatactccaaatccattactgtttttatcaaaaggattcattttattgatttgcatatCATCTCGTATTGAGAATCTAGCTTAGAATGGCATTTATTCAATGGCATACGAAAATTCAAGTAACCTTACAGTAGtcaattattgagaatttcaacaacttacgttgtacaaaatattgtggtaaatataaccttacttccttgtaactccatacttccttgtttatttttcaagcctactctaacaatatttatatttggcgcttcttttaagagttaccctgatgcaaatgtggcgccatcctaatttaatacattttgacgacactttttcatatacacagatgactctccttacctctacccttgtccacttttcaacatgttgaaacagagttagtactatataacaacaaacacaaaaatcgaatcaaatcactatgtttaaattaatgtccaaaatagaagagtcatagttaacgtaatagtaaacaatatatatcaaacttaaacgagcgcacagtcaactttacaagatgaggaacgaaaaactgcgcagtgcgcgcggggacgcttcagtcatgtgccgcttggtcagatacatcatctcagactcattatttagaacccattttgagaaccaacctcattctttgcagtaaagataactacacaatatttaatttcgatattcagtaaaaaacagtaaaaaaatggttacaactctagtataaaaaaaaaagactgagaacgtaactgttttcggaacgtttcgcaacaattataaattgcatgctactatgaagtaagcgcaaaaagaatactcgcgatatattctttcatattatttaacgtcccaaaaaaatttacgtattttttaaaacactgtatgtaattgatttttatttttttgtttctttcagtttcgttccaagttacattctatgtcttgcacaaatgtcaaaacgggcctattacatttttccgactatagtagACAGTAGTTATCTTATCTgttgtagtatttattttgGTCTGTGACAGTAGTTGTGTTTTTGGGTTTATTGTTTAAAGTGTTGAATTAATAgcttttcggtttttatttgtCTATATTTCCTTGTAATCAGGTATACATACCTACTAACAGCTCATACAGGAGTTTTACGAATACAAAAATGGGGAGTCCAGAGCGGGAGTTATGCCCTCCACCATCAGAGGAAGATGAACTAACTTTGCCTCGCGCAAGCATTAATAAAATGATCAAAGAATTGGTACCCTCAGTTCGCGTTGCTTTTGAGTCTCGTGAGCTGATTCTTAATTGTTGCACGGAATTTATTCATCTCATTAGTTCTGAGGCCAACGAAGTATGTAATCAGAGCAATAAGAAAACTATTAATGCTGAACATGTTCTCCaaggtaaatattatattttttaacatctgTAAGGGTGAGAACCTAATTTGTTGGCTGTGTATGAATGGAATATACactaacaatatttgtaacgtGTTTAAGCACGatacaatttattatacttGTCGGTCTTGTATAGTCATGATGTCCTTCCTTAACATGAGGATCATAATGTGTGTGATGAtgcaatattatattgttgCAGAGTTgtaggtctatgctcttaatCTTTCTTTCCATAATTAGCAAGGAGAAGCCTGCAAATTATCCCTCATCAGTCAACAATAATAaactgaggatgatgataatgaatttttttgttattttttcatcATGAATAAATCAGAcatatgttacagtaaatttataaagtgggtatttaattaattaaactttgattaacaaccaatgttcatgacattgagttgttgcatattttgatataaatatgactgcattatcgatgcaccacagtcctacatggactcgaacaatGCAGAGATACCTTGCAGTGTCTTAGTTGTTTATTACATGTCTCTGTCTTTGTatgaaaattaactttttattaattttaaccatATTTAAGGTAGAATAAGTTACAGGCTTGATGATATAGTGAAAGACCTAAAACActgacaataaaatatttttatgagtatctagttaaatgttgtttgtttcattatacaggatgtttggtgcatcgtgtgccaaatcgaatctgatgattggaggggtctttggctatctcttcagccctcgtaaaaaaatcttgctcaaacggttttttttatactgattttaaattgtttttttaaaaattgtaaaaattctacatttaaattttaataaaaaataaagttgttaagtattaattaattttctttttaatctttaatttgtaacgttttacgcttcttttgaaactagaattacacgccagcaacatctagtttttgttttacagccccgcaaagttttttttacgtaaaaaaataagcttgaacgtcaactttcggttttaataaaaaaaaaactaaaagtgatcatgttcttccaatttttttaaaacatctctggactgtcccctttctaatggtgtgcaatatgccatgaaaagtaattagtaacatcactaattttcaaattttctaaacttggtcgcaattttctaatattcaacaggtgaaagaaaaacaagggtttgcgtaaataacactcacaattcacaaggcagatgacattttctgtctctttcataaagttatacgcccgttgttcgtttaaacaggcaaaaatagttttttcactctagtgaagcgaaatctatcttctattcctttcttgcatagtgcaaacctgtttgaaccaatcgcgaacgggccccgcgtcgcgtcgacacggcggccatcttattttttagtcgagacatcactgcctctgctgcctaacgtgtgtgctagcttactgtactccacgattcttttatttagttttcgttaagttttgttgttttttgttacgttttatttacttttggtgttattgttaaactttgttgacttttttgttgttgcaatgacgacatactctaacgaggaatatgcggacatcataatggtttatggtgcagcccgtggtgtcgctcgtgcagcgcaacgactttaccaggaacgctttcctggtcgacgattacctggccgcagagtcttccaagacacataccgacgtttacgcgagactgggagtgtcaattttcatgaaccaaggggacatgttgtgcgacataatgttgaagtggacgagagaatactggcactttttgaggaagacgacacaagaagcattagatatgtggcggcacaacttgatatttcaatatggaaagtgtggaaagtccttcgacaaaacgaaaaatatccattccacgagactccggttcaaggtacgtaatttaaaacctttgtttgacgttgcctttgtttagcaggtatccataatcttctagtgcaattaattactgctcaaggggaattaaaaagatttttggttgttgcaggtcttgagggtggcgactttgacagacgaatgcacttttgtcggtttttgttacacacagatgtggataatcctgattttttaaaaagaatactgtggactgacgaatccaaatttaccagagaagggattcttaacttgcacaatttacaccattgggcaccgaaacggcaaaacccacatgccaaaagacagcaatcttttcaaagacggtttagtgtgaacgtttgggcaggagtgattgggaatcaggtaattggaccgcactacctgcctgataacttaaatggcgataattatttagagttcctgcaaaatgatctgccggaattattggccgaggtgcccgtgtttaatgaagatgtgcccatagtatttcaaaatgacggctgtcccgcgcattggcgtttaactgtgagggaatacctcgataatgtgttccccaattcgtggattgggcgcgatgggcctattgcatggcctccacgttccccagacttaactccgttagatttttatgtctggggacgtgccaaagagctagtatacgccacagaagtcccaacgagggaggtactaatacaacgcatagaagcggccttcggtacaattaagaacgaaatacggcttcggactacaactgtaacaatacgtcaaagatgtcgggcctgcattcgaaacaggggtgaacaatttgagcagaatttgtaaaaattatgaaataaatgtttcaaatgcaatgtattatttttatttcaagtaaaacctacgaaatttaaaaattttacctgcttgtgagttttatttacgcaaaaacttgtttttctttcatctgttgaatattagaaaattgtgactaagtt
This Pararge aegeria chromosome 3, ilParAegt1.1, whole genome shotgun sequence DNA region includes the following protein-coding sequences:
- the LOC120637407 gene encoding queuine tRNA-ribosyltransferase catalytic subunit, producing the protein MVNTSKALTFTVQSECKHSRARVAIMKLPHYDVQTPVFMPVGTQGTMKGLLTDQLENLNCEIILGNTYHLGNRPGVDVLKKVGGLHKFMGWNRALLTDSGGFQMVSLLKLAEITEEGVKFRSPYDDSEIMLTPEKSIEIQNCIGADIIMQLDDVVQTTFQDYDRIKEATERTSRWLDRCLKAHKRPSEQNIFPIVQGLLNPELRRKSAEEHITKDVNGFAIGGLSGGEAKDDFWPMVSLGTEILDKSKPRYLMGVGLAIDLVVCVALGVDMFDCVFPTRTARFGCALVNKGQLNLKQKQFESDLNPIDSDCECTTCANYTRAYLHCIVSVETVACHLISVHNIAFQMRLMRTMRENIKQGTFPKFVKKFVNEIHPDKNFPTWINNSLLSVGINILED
- the LOC120637408 gene encoding coiled-coil domain-containing protein 25, translated to MVFYFTSDVVSPAVTLFMGNDKHENEDLIKWGWPEDVWFHVNKVSSAHVYLRLAPGQTIDDIPTAVLDDACQLVKANSIMGNKMNDIDIVYTMWSNLKKTAGMEVGQVAFHKDKDVRKVRIIKRINEIINRLNKTKREAFPDLRLERETRDRVEREDKKKLVREKKDKEKEEEKQKKEEAELRSYATLMKKENMTTNQDGNDSDDFM